TGGCAGGTTAGAGCGAGCCAAGGGTGTTTATGTGTTACTTGACGCGGTATCAATTCTTTATAAAAAAGACATTGTAATTAGCCTGGATGTTGTTGGGGGGGGGGCGGAATATGATGCGTTAGTTGAATATTCAACGCGCCTTGGTATTTCAAAATCTGTACACTTTCATGGTCTGATTAAAGATAAAGACAAGCTGAAAAAAATGTACCAAGGTGCTGACATTTTTGTTTTGCCAAGCTTTAATGAGGGTTTCCCGAGAGTGGTTTACGAGGCAATGCTTTCTTCGCTACCGATTATTACAACTGCGGTTGGCTCTATTCCTTCTTTGCTTGTACATGAAAAAAGCGCACTGTTTGTGCCAAAAAATGATTCGAACGCACTTGCAGATGCAATTGAAGTTTTAATCAGAAATTCACAATTGCGAAAAATTCTATCAGATGGCTCAGCTTGCGCCATACTTGAGTACCTTTCTCGGTTTGATGTGACCCATGCGATGCAGGTTAAAAAACAGTTCGGGGAGAAGATTGCCAGTGTTTAACAAAGTTTGGAATGGTCAGTTGAGCGGACTGCCCATAGCGCTGTTTTCGATAGCCCGTTCGTTGTTTTTCAGAATTTTAGATCTAATCAGCACTTGGTGTCATCGTGGCAATTTGGGTAAATGCGGCAAAGGCTCTATTGTACAGTCAGGCACAACAATCCGTCACCCTGCGCAGGTCTCACTTGGGAAAAATGTCCATATTGGAAGGGGTGTTTATCTCGGAGCTGAAATCTCTAACAATTTAAAGCTTGAGGATGGGGTGCAAATAAACAAGGGTTGTCATATAGATTTTTCGGGCGGTGTAGTCATCCGTAAAGGGGCCCTTTTGTCTGAGGACGTAATGATTCAAAGTCACGACCATGGTATCGACCCAAGAAGTAAGCCTGTTGGTTGTCCGCTTGAGATAGGGGCTAATGTATGGGTTGGTGCTAGGGCTTTAATATTGCACAACGTTAAACATATTGGGGATGGTAGCGTCATCGCAGCGGGGGCTGTAGTTACTAAGCCAGTTCCTCCTCGTGCGATTGTTGGTGGAAATCCGGCAAAAATCATTAAAAAAATGGAAAATGGCAATTGAAGGTATTGGTTTTTGTCGAATATTATCTTCCCGGCTACAAATCCGGTGGCCCCATCCGCACCATCTCCAGCATTGTAGAAACTGCTGGGAGCGATTTTCAGTTCCGGATTGTCACCAAAGATCGCGACTCTGGTGAGGATGAATCATATCCATCCGTTTTTCCTGATTCATGGAATCAAGTCGGGCTTGCCAAAGTTTTTTACCTAAGTCCTAAAAGGCAGACTTTAAGGGGTGTTTATGATGTTTTGCGAGAAGACTCCTTTGGGGTTTTGTATTTAAATAGTTTCTTTAACCCTGGGTTCACGCTAAGACCTTTTTTGGCAAATATCTTTTTTTTCCGTAAACCAACCATCCTCTGCCCCCGTGGCGAATTCTCACCCGGAGCTTTAGGAATCAAATCGCCAAAAAAGAAATTGTACATTTGGCTTTTTCGTTTCTTGGGATTCCATAAAAAGATAATCTGGCAGGCGACCACCGCAGAGGAGGCTGCGTTGATCCAGGATGTTTTCGGTACAGGAATCCAAATTAAAATAGCCCAGAATATTTCTCTGCCTTCTTTGTCCTCTGGTGATTTCCTTCCCAAATCCTCGCCGCTGAAAGTAGTGTTTCTCTCGCGTGTCTCCGAGAAAAAAAATCTGATGGGAGCTTTGCAATCGTTTGCATCTGTTCAAACGGGTGTCCGCTTTGATGTTTATGGCCCAACCTCCCGTGCAGAGGATATCGCTTATTTGAAAGAATGTCAGAGGGTAGCATCCGCATTGCCAAAGAACATAGATGTTCGGTTTTGCAGCGAAATCCACCACGATGATGTGGCCACGACCCTGTCACGATACGATCTTTTCTTTTTGCCTACGCTCGGAGAAAATTTTGGGCACGCAATTCTGGAAGCGCTTGCTGCGGGTTTACCCATACTTATTGGCAACACCACGCCATGGCGAAACCTTGAAGAAGCAGGTGTCGGCTGGGATATCGACCCCTACGATCACGCGGCTTTCGCCGATGCCATTGAAAGTGTTGCCAAGCTTTCGCCGGAAGATCATTTGTACATGCGTAAGAAAGCTTTGGCGTATGCCACCGGATACGTCGAAAATAGTGAAGCTGTAGAGCAGACAAAAGCCCTCTTTCAATTTGCGCTAAACAGTTCTGAACAGAAATAATCGCAATCGAGTATTCAGAATCCCATGACAAAAACAATTGACCTCATCGCCGGCGCCCGCCCCAACTTCATGAAGATCTCCCCAATAATCGACGCCTTAAAGCTGGCCGAAGCCAGTGGCGGGCAACTCCGCTACCGCCTCATCCACACCGGTCAACACTACGACCACGCCATGTCCGGCGGGTTTTTCGAACAACTCGGCATCCCCGCCCCGGACGTCAACCTTGAAGTCGGTTCGGGAACCCAAGCCGAGCAAACCGCCGCCATCATGGTGCGCTACGAAAAACTGTTGCTGGAGCAGCGCAGCGATTTGTGCCTGGTGGTGGGTGATGTCACCTCAACCATGGCCTGCTCTATCGCGGCGCGCAAGCTCGGTGTTCCCGTGGCGCATGTGGAGGGCGGAATTCGTTCCGGTGATTGGGCCATGCCCGAGGAGATCAACCGGGTAGTGACCGATTCCATTACCAACTGGTTTTTCACCACCAGTGCCACTGCAGGCGACAACCTGCGGCGTAGTGGCGTGGCTGACGAGAATATCTTTTTTGTCGGCAACACCATGATCGATACCCTCATGAAGCAGATGCCCCGCTTCCGCCTACCGGAGTTCTGGCAGGAACTGGACCTTGAATCCGGTAACTACTTTGTCGTGACCCTGCATCGCCCGGCCAACGTGGATGGCGAACATCATCTGCTGCGCCTGCTGCAGGCCATCTCCAAGGGAACGGCGGGGTTGCCGATCATCTTTCCCGTTCACCCGCGCACTGCAAAAAATCTTCAGAACCTGGCAGGCCAGATTCCCAACATTCATTATGTCGATCCCCAGGGTTATCTGGAATTCAACTATCTGGTCAAACACGCCAAGGGCGTGATCACCGATTCCGGCGGCATCACGGAGGAAACCACCGTCATGGGCATCCCCTGCCTGACCCTGCGTGACAACACCGAGCGCCCCGAGACAGTCACAATCGGCACCAATGAACTGATCGGCACCGATCCCGCCAACCTTGCCCCGGCGCTTGCCAGGTTGATGGCGGGGCAATGGAAAAAAGGGGGGATTCCTGAGACGTGGGATGGACGTGCGGCTGAGCGGATTGTTGGGCATTTAGAAAATCTTTTGTAGATTCTGTCTCACGCAAAGCCGCTAAGGCGCTAAGAAGGACATAAAAGAAATGGGTTCAAGATTTACTTCGCGCCTTTGCGGCTTAAATGAGCATAGCGAACGGGCGTGAGACAAATGTCAGAGAATGAGATTGCGACGCAGATCGTCGATTCATGTTTCAAGGTGCATACGACTCTCGGACCTGGTTTGCTTGAATCTGTATATGAATCAGTGCTCGCTTTCGAGTTGACACAGCGGGGGCTCTCGGTCTGCAAGCAGCAACCCATCCCCCTGATTTATGCAGGCATGCAATTTGATGAAGGGTTCCGGGCGGATCTCGTCGTTGAAGATAAGGTCATCGTCGAGTTGAAATCGGTGGAAAAGGTCGCGCCAGTGCATTAGAAGCAATTATTGACCTACTTGCGGCTCAGCGACAGAAAGCTAGGTCTTCTGGTGAATTTTGGAGAGAACCTGATAAAGAATGGCATATCGCGGGTTGCAAACGGCATTTAAATCGCAGTCTCAGGCAAAGCCGCAAAGACGCAAAGAAGGGCATAAAAGAAATGGGTTCAAGATTTACTTCGCGCCTTTGCGGCTTAAGTGAGCACAGCGAACGGGCGTGAGATATTTTTTTGAGGGGTTTTAGTGAAACAGATATTACAAGATATGGCCAAAGGCGGCACTTCCATCGTCGAAGCCCCTTCTCCCACAGTCAGTCCCGGCACTCTTCTCATCAATACCACCACAACACTCGTGTCCGCAGGTACCGAGCGCATGCTGGTTGATTTCGGTAGGGCGTCCTATCTGCAAAAAGCCCGACAGCAGCCCGACAAAGTCAAGATGGTGCTGGAAAAGGTCAAGACCGATGGCTTGCTGACCACGGTCGATGCGGTGCGCTCCAAACTGGCCCAACCCTTGCCGCTGGGCTATTGCAATGTGGGAGTGGTCGCAGAGGTCGGCGCTGGTGTTGATGGGTTTAAAGTGGGAGATCGTGTGGTGTCCAACGGACCCCATGCCGACCTGGTCAAGGTGCCGAAAAATCTGTGCGCGCGCGTCCCCGAGAACGTGGATGATGAAGCAGCGGCTTTTACCGTTCTGGCAAGTATCGGCTTACAAGGCATCCGCCTGGTGGGACCGACTCTGGGTGAATCTGTCGTCGTGACCGGAGTGGGGCTGATCGGGCTTGTCACCGTTCAGTTGCTACGCGCTCAGGGGTGCCGGGTGCTAGCTATCGACTTTGACCAGGGAAAATTGGATCTGGCCCGTCAGTTCGGTGCCGAAATCTGCAACCCAGGGATGGGGGAAGATCCTGTCGCCGCCGGCATGGCATTCAGCCGCGGCCAGGGTGTGGACGCAGTCCTCATCACGGCATCGACTAAATCCAGCGATCCGGTGACTCAGGCAGCGCGTATGTGCCGAAAGCGCGGGCGAATCGTGCTAGTCGGAGTGACAGGCCTTGAGCTGAACCGGGCTGACTTTTACGAAAAGGAACTCAGTTTTCAGGTCTCCTGTTCCTATGGCCCAGGCCGATACGACCCGAATTACGAAGAAAAGGGCCAGGACTATCCCCTGGGTTTTGTCCGCTGGACCGAACAGCGCAATTTCGAAGCCATCCTCGATATGATGGCCACCGGGCGACTGGATATGCAGCCGCTGATTACCCACCGCTTTGCCTTTGAAGAGGCTCCGCAGGCTTATCAGGTATTATCGGATGACCGTTCGGCGCTGGGCATTTTGCTGCAATACTCTGCGGATGTTGCCGCACGCAGGGAGCGCCGGGTGGTGCTGCGCCCCGATGTTCAATTCACCCCGGCAAAGCCGACCATCGGTTTTGTCGGCGCCGGAAACTATGCCTCGCGCGTTCTGATCCCGGCCTTTAGGGCTGCGGGGGGGCAGTTTCACACCATCGTGACCTCCGGCGGTATCAGCGGTGTGATTCACGGCGACAAAGCCGGCTTTGCCGAGGCTTCGACGGATGTTGAAGCGATGCTGGCGAATGACAAAATCAACACGGTTGTCATCGTCACGCGCCACGACACCCACGCTCGCCTCGTCGCCCAAGCTCTCAAGGCAGGTAAGCATGTATTCGTTGAAAAACCCCTGGCCATTAACACCGAAGAGTTATCGGATCTGGAAAAGCTTTACGCGTCCCTCGTCCCTCGTCCCCCGTCCCCGCTTCTAATGCTCGGTTTCAACCGCCGCTTCGCTCCGCAGGTCCAGAAGATGAAAGAATTATTAGACACGGTCAAGGAACCCAAATCTTTCATAATGACGATGAATGCGGGAGCCATTCCGGCAGATCATTGGACTCAGGATATTTCCGTGGGCGGTGGGCGCATTATCGGCGAAGCTTGCCACTTCATCGATCTGATGCGTTTTCTTGCGGGGAGTGAAATCATTTCAGTTCAGGCGCGGCGCATGGGGAACCATCCCGGTGTTCAGGTCGTTGAGGACAAGGCGGTGATTACCCTGGGTTTTGCCGATGGCTCATTCGGTACCATTCACTATCTGGCCAATGGGGCGGCAAGTTTTCCCAAGGAGCGCATCGAAGTGTTTGCGGGCGGTCGGGTCTTGCAACTGGATAACTTTCGCAAGCTCAAGGGATACGGCTGGCCCGGATTCAAGAAGATGAACCTCTGGCGCCAGGATAAGGGGCAGAGTGCCTGTGCGGCGGTTTTTCTGACGGCAATCGAGCAGGGCATGTCGGCGCCGATTCCGGCGGATGAGATATTTGAGGTGGCGCGGGTCAGCATCGAAGCGGCGGAATTGTTGCGGGGGCAATAAATGCAAGGGCGTCTCACGCAAAGCCGCAAAGTCGCAAAGAAGGACATAAAGGAAAAAAGGCTTAAGATTTTCTTCGCGCCTTTGCGGCTTGAGTGAGCGAAGCGAACGGGCGTGAGGCTGGTTTAAAGGTATTTTACGAGTTCATTGTAGGTGTAATGCGATTTTCAGTACGACAATTAGAAAACTTACTCCGAATTATCCACACTGTTCGCTACCTGCGGCTGCGTCAAATTTTCTATCGCCTGTGGTATCGCTTGCGGAGTGCAGCGCCTGATCTGCGCCCTGCGCCTGTCGTTCGCCAACGCCAAGGTCTTTGGGCAGAGCCGACGGCCAAGCCCGTCTCGATGGTCTCACCAGGCCGTTTTCGCTTCCTTAACGTCGAATATTCTCTCGAATCCGCCACCGACTGGAATCACCCGCAACGCCCTAAGCTCTGGCTGTATAATCTGCATTACTTTGACGACCTGTGCGCAACAGATGCTGCTGCGCGCCGCGATGCTCATCTTGCTTTGATCCGGCGCTGGATTGCCGAGAATCCTCCGGCGGTTGGTAACGGCTGGGAGCCTTATCCCATCTCTCTGCGTGTCGTCAATTGGATCAAATGGGCGCTGGCCGGCAATGAACTCCCCGCCGAGGCGCTGGATAGTTTGGCTGTGCAGACCCGTTATCTGCTCAAACGGCTGGAGTATCATCTGCTCGGCAACCACTTGTGGGCCAATGCCAAGGCGTTGGTGTTCGCCGGTCTTTTTTTTGCGGGGGATGAGGCG
The window above is part of the Geoalkalibacter ferrihydriticus DSM 17813 genome. Proteins encoded here:
- a CDS encoding acyltransferase — encoded protein: MFNKVWNGQLSGLPIALFSIARSLFFRILDLISTWCHRGNLGKCGKGSIVQSGTTIRHPAQVSLGKNVHIGRGVYLGAEISNNLKLEDGVQINKGCHIDFSGGVVIRKGALLSEDVMIQSHDHGIDPRSKPVGCPLEIGANVWVGARALILHNVKHIGDGSVIAAGAVVTKPVPPRAIVGGNPAKIIKKMENGN
- a CDS encoding glycosyltransferase — its product is MKVLVFVEYYLPGYKSGGPIRTISSIVETAGSDFQFRIVTKDRDSGEDESYPSVFPDSWNQVGLAKVFYLSPKRQTLRGVYDVLREDSFGVLYLNSFFNPGFTLRPFLANIFFFRKPTILCPRGEFSPGALGIKSPKKKLYIWLFRFLGFHKKIIWQATTAEEAALIQDVFGTGIQIKIAQNISLPSLSSGDFLPKSSPLKVVFLSRVSEKKNLMGALQSFASVQTGVRFDVYGPTSRAEDIAYLKECQRVASALPKNIDVRFCSEIHHDDVATTLSRYDLFFLPTLGENFGHAILEALAAGLPILIGNTTPWRNLEEAGVGWDIDPYDHAAFADAIESVAKLSPEDHLYMRKKALAYATGYVENSEAVEQTKALFQFALNSSEQK
- the wecB gene encoding non-hydrolyzing UDP-N-acetylglucosamine 2-epimerase codes for the protein MTKTIDLIAGARPNFMKISPIIDALKLAEASGGQLRYRLIHTGQHYDHAMSGGFFEQLGIPAPDVNLEVGSGTQAEQTAAIMVRYEKLLLEQRSDLCLVVGDVTSTMACSIAARKLGVPVAHVEGGIRSGDWAMPEEINRVVTDSITNWFFTTSATAGDNLRRSGVADENIFFVGNTMIDTLMKQMPRFRLPEFWQELDLESGNYFVVTLHRPANVDGEHHLLRLLQAISKGTAGLPIIFPVHPRTAKNLQNLAGQIPNIHYVDPQGYLEFNYLVKHAKGVITDSGGITEETTVMGIPCLTLRDNTERPETVTIGTNELIGTDPANLAPALARLMAGQWKKGGIPETWDGRAAERIVGHLENLL
- a CDS encoding bi-domain-containing oxidoreductase, which codes for MKQILQDMAKGGTSIVEAPSPTVSPGTLLINTTTTLVSAGTERMLVDFGRASYLQKARQQPDKVKMVLEKVKTDGLLTTVDAVRSKLAQPLPLGYCNVGVVAEVGAGVDGFKVGDRVVSNGPHADLVKVPKNLCARVPENVDDEAAAFTVLASIGLQGIRLVGPTLGESVVVTGVGLIGLVTVQLLRAQGCRVLAIDFDQGKLDLARQFGAEICNPGMGEDPVAAGMAFSRGQGVDAVLITASTKSSDPVTQAARMCRKRGRIVLVGVTGLELNRADFYEKELSFQVSCSYGPGRYDPNYEEKGQDYPLGFVRWTEQRNFEAILDMMATGRLDMQPLITHRFAFEEAPQAYQVLSDDRSALGILLQYSADVAARRERRVVLRPDVQFTPAKPTIGFVGAGNYASRVLIPAFRAAGGQFHTIVTSGGISGVIHGDKAGFAEASTDVEAMLANDKINTVVIVTRHDTHARLVAQALKAGKHVFVEKPLAINTEELSDLEKLYASLVPRPPSPLLMLGFNRRFAPQVQKMKELLDTVKEPKSFIMTMNAGAIPADHWTQDISVGGGRIIGEACHFIDLMRFLAGSEIISVQARRMGNHPGVQVVEDKAVITLGFADGSFGTIHYLANGAASFPKERIEVFAGGRVLQLDNFRKLKGYGWPGFKKMNLWRQDKGQSACAAVFLTAIEQGMSAPIPADEIFEVARVSIEAAELLRGQ